The Bacteroides acidifaciens genome includes a region encoding these proteins:
- a CDS encoding glycosyl hydrolase family 28 protein has translation MQNVQVGGIKIANSPYWSTHYYKCCNLKLLSLHITTPRKPMEAPSTDAVDLDVCKNVLIKNCYMSVCDDAVCLKGGKGPWADQDANNGSNEDIIIEDCQYGYCHSALTCGSESVHNRNIIFRHSTVDKALILLHFKMRPDTPQKYEYILVENIKGNATSFITIAPWSQFYDLKDRKDIPLSYAENITMRNIDLKCNIFFNVKPSKQYQLSDFYFQNLHIQAKEGDIDKSIIKSFMTKNVTINSQKIE, from the coding sequence TTGCAAAATGTGCAGGTAGGAGGTATAAAAATAGCCAATTCGCCCTACTGGAGTACGCACTACTACAAATGCTGTAATTTGAAACTTTTGAGTCTTCACATTACTACTCCCCGTAAGCCTATGGAAGCCCCCAGCACAGATGCTGTAGACCTGGACGTCTGCAAAAATGTGCTGATAAAAAATTGCTATATGTCAGTATGCGATGATGCTGTATGCCTGAAAGGCGGCAAAGGGCCTTGGGCAGACCAGGATGCAAACAATGGCAGTAATGAAGATATTATTATTGAGGATTGTCAATACGGCTACTGCCATAGTGCCCTGACCTGTGGAAGTGAATCTGTACATAACCGGAATATTATCTTTCGCCACAGTACGGTAGACAAAGCATTAATTCTCCTGCATTTTAAGATGCGTCCCGACACTCCACAAAAATATGAGTATATCTTAGTAGAAAATATAAAAGGAAACGCAACAAGCTTTATAACCATTGCTCCATGGTCTCAATTTTATGATTTGAAAGACCGGAAAGATATTCCGCTTTCCTATGCCGAGAATATCACAATGCGCAACATTGATTTGAAATGCAATATTTTCTTCAATGTAAAACCGTCTAAACAATACCAACTATCAGATTTCTATTTCCAGAATCTACATATACAAGCAAAAGAAGGCGATATCGACAAAAGTATTATAAAATCTTTTATGACTAAAAATGTTACGATAAATTCACAAAAGATAGAATAA